The DNA region TTCTTGCTGTTTTAGGGGCACAAGAAACACAAGGGGTGGCTGGTGTTAAGGCAGTCAGCATAGGAACAGAGGTTGTTGGCGGAGTTGAAGCCACTGGAACAGGCAGCGTATTAGGGTTTCTGTTTTCATCATCTACAGCATTGACCGATTTTGAAGGTGTGTCCACTGGTGTCTTGTTATGAGGAGGCATTGTCTTTAAGGTTCCCTTTTGTGATGATTTCTGATCCTCCATGAAATTAACAATGTTGGCCCTAGAGGACATGGACAGAGAAACAGGAGACAGGGGCTTCCGGACCAAGCTTGACTCATTTTTGCATGCCTTTGCAGCAGAAGTAGCGTGGCGCTTCTTTCCTAGATGACCAACAATCTCTGAATTTCTCCTACCTACGAAGTTTTTTTCAGCTTTAAGGGTAAAGGATAGAAATATTCAAAACTGAAAATTTTGGAACGATTGTTATGTGCTTATGGCTCTCAAGTAGCATGCTAATAAAGTGTCTTGCTTGCAAGTTGCAACTGACCAAACAGTCGGTTCTTCCAGCTGAAATGCCAGGTGCTATCCACCAATTTAACATTCAAAACATCATCCTACTCTTGTGGATCCCACTAACCtatgaaagcaaaaaaagaaaaaagaaaaaagaaagaaagaaagaaatctgATTGATTGAGGATTTACCAGACTGAGATGCAAAACCACCATGCTGCCCGTATCTTAAATAGCTGCATCGATCTAAGACATTGCcctttttgtttggatttaCAAAGGGAGATGTTTTTCCAGATCTGTAATTTGGAACCATCGCTCCACCAAGAGAGAGTTTCTGATTAATTGCAACTCCTACGGAAGTTCTTGACGGCTTCCTTCCGCTCTGTGATGGACTGGGTTTTGACCCAAAAAGTGCTTCCTGCTCAGCAGTCAGCTGTACCTGAAGCTTCTTCTGGtcctaaaaatacaataaatacttaCGATAAGATATGTGAGAAgatgtttagttaaaataacCCTAAACGCTTTCCTATATAGCTAAATGAAGTGAGGGCCATACTCTTTGCCTTATTCTTTCTTGCTCCTTCTCTTGCTTTAGACTGCTGTACTGCTCAAGCCTCGAAAGAAGTCGTCCCTATAAGAAATAAAGGATCAAGAGGTCTACAATTTGGaatgaagataaaaatcaaTACAATATTGGATAAACGACCATATCCGATTTTGAAACATGGCAACTGGTCTCTTGCATCAGTCTTTTATAGGGTCAGAAGCACTTACACCATCATAAAAGAATGGAattcctctttctttctcccAAGCCATGGTCTTTGAAGTCAATGCCTCAACCATTGCTACTCCACGACCAAGTGAAACAAAGTAATTCATTTAAAAGATGTATGACAATTGAAACCCAATTTTGAAGCAGTAAATAATCTATTTTCAAACTGCTCTGAGAAAGCTTGCATTTGTGAGGTCATGCAGAGTTTAACatctaatttgaaaattatacaGTTATGACAAAATATGCTTACCAGGAATTTTGTTAACCATCACACGGGCTTTCTCGGCACGTTTCAAGGTAAGATGTGCTCCTCGTCCGTAACTGTAACGATTTTCATCCTAGAAAAAGCAACATGTACGGAGGTTTAatcaagaaatgaagaaaagtaGAACAATAGTTTAGTTACAAAGACAGTGAAAAAGTCCAACCCTGTTGTACTCCTCAAGCCAAGACTCTTCATCACATGCAGTCAACCACTTCTCCACCTTGTCAAGTATATCTTTCCTGCTTAAGGCTTCCTCTTTAACCATTGCAATATCAAGCTCAATCTCTTCTAGTAGATGCATGGGGTCTTCAACACCTGCAAAATgatagccacataacaaaaggACAGTGATCTAGATGCAAATCTTTGAGCAGAGAAGTTGGATTTGAACGAGAATTTAGAACAAAAGGTTATACTATTACACTCGGGAATTGAAAGATCTGCACGCACAAGAAAACATGTCAATCTTATTCATTATTGCCACATGAAAGCACTTCTTAAACCTGGCTGGCAttgacattttaaaatattcaagaGATCTATCGGTACAGTAATATTCGTAGTGCTTGGAGCACACTTCAACTTAGTACTTACCAGATGCTACAGCTTCAGTGGAATATTTTGCAGCAGTGTGTGCTTCCAAGACCAAGTGTGTGTTCCAGCATATCTCCTCTAGCTCCAACCTCTTTTTGAGGACAAGCTCTTTCACTTTACTTGATTTGAGTTTCTCTAGCCTCGACACTTCCTCCTCAACCTGTCACACAGAAAAGTTTAATAAATACTTAAACACCcattaattcttaaaatgaACCAAGTGAATAGCAGTAGATTAATGAATTAAACATTAGTTTCAACTCACGT from Populus alba chromosome 14, ASM523922v2, whole genome shotgun sequence includes:
- the LOC118041297 gene encoding 65-kDa microtubule-associated protein 9, producing the protein MYNHSNNSNQFSRIETTCSLLLTELKKIWSEVGVADAERDKLVYEIEQECVEVYRRKVIAANKRRSELQQSIALAESEIENIRSVLGEEPVKSEEEKVRVSLREEHGAIVPRVEEMRNKKEERRKLFVEVVEKLQKVSSEIFGSTEGVIMDGTDLSMKKLDGLEKRLLELENNKSNRLKQIVDHVEGLKSICGVLGMDFKQTIHDIHPSLDDSQGVKDLTDDTIKKLTAEIQRLREVKIQRMQKLRVLATTLVELWNLMDTPMEEQRMFDNVTSKIAASESEISEPKTLSMDFINHVEEEVSRLEKLKSSKVKELVLKKRLELEEICWNTHLVLEAHTAAKYSTEAVASGVEDPMHLLEEIELDIAMVKEEALSRKDILDKVEKWLTACDEESWLEEYNRDENRYSYGRGAHLTLKRAEKARVMVNKIPAMVEALTSKTMAWEKERGIPFFYDGGRLLSRLEQYSSLKQEKEQERIRQRDQKKLQVQLTAEQEALFGSKPSPSQSGRKPSRTSVGVAINQKLSLGGAMVPNYRSGKTSPFVNPNKKGNVLDRCSYLRYGQHGGFASQSGRRNSEIVGHLGKKRHATSAAKACKNESSLVRKPLSPVSLSMSSRANIVNFMEDQKSSQKGTLKTMPPHNKTPVDTPSKSVNAVDDENRNPNTLPVPVASTPPTTSVPMLTALTPATPCVSCAPKTARKILEREDHSFEELRAGFVSPRPQS